From Herbaspirillum sp. WKF16:
AGGCGCCGTCCTCCAGCGCCAGCAGCCGTTCGCCGGTGGCGGGGCGCACGCACCACACCAGCGCGTAGCCGTCGTCCTGCGGCAGCAGGGCCAGCGGACCTTCGTCGGTGAAGCGTTCGAAGGCGCGATGCGGGATGGCCTGGTCGGCATGCACATGGGCGATCAGCGCCAGCTGACGGTAGTCGCGCTGGCGGTTCCTTTGCCGCTGCTCGCCGAATACGCCGCCCTCGGCCTGGATCGCCAGCGTGGCGCGCAGCACGCGGCCGTCTTGCAGCGACACCGCGACGTGGTCTTCCTCTTCTGCCAGGGCGGCCACTTCGGCCGGGCGCAGGAACGTCAGGCCCAGGTCGGCGGTGGCCTTGGCCAGCGCCAGGTTGACCTCGCCATAGCGCGCCACATAGCCCAGCGCCGGCAGCGCGTAATCCTCGCGGTCCAGCAGCGTGCGGCCGAAGTGGCCGCGTCGCGAGACGTGGATCTGCTCGATGGCGGTGGCGTTCTTCCCCACCGCGTCCCAGGCGCCCAGTTCGTCGAGGATCTGGCGGCTGCCGTAGGAGAGGGCGATGGTGCGCGGATCCTGCGCGGCCTGTTCCGGCGTCTTCATGTCGATCAGCGCGATGCGCGCGGCCGCGCGCCCGCGCCTGGCGAGCAGGCCGGCGAGGCTTTGGCCGACGGGGCCACCGCCGCAGATGATGAGGTCGTAGTCGACGGAATTCATGGTGCCGGAACGGATGAGGTGGACGGAAGACAAGACCCGGTCATTGTAGCGGAGCGGCATGCGGCGGAATTGATCCGGCGCATGCCGCCGGTGTTGCGCTTGCCGTTCAGGCCTGGCGCATCAGCGCTTCGATGTCGTCGGCCTTGCTCGGCACGCCGGTGGTCAGCAGCTCGCAGCCGGTGGGCGTGACGTGGGCGTCATCCTCGATGCGGATGCCGATGTTCCAGTATTTCTCGGGCACGCCTTCGCCCGGGCGCACATAGATCCCCGGTTCGACGGTGAGCACCATGCCCGGCTGCAGCGTGCGCCATGGCTTGCTGCCGTCGGCCGCCGGCGGGTCGCGGTAGTCGCCGACGTCGTGCACGTCCATGCCCAGCCAATGGCCGGTGCGGTGCATGTAGAACTGGCGGTAGTCGCCTTTTTCGATCACGTCTTCCAGCGAGCCGACCTTGCGCTTGTCGAGCAGGCCGGTGTCCAGCATGCCCTGCGCCAGCACCCGCACGGCGGCGTCGTGGCCGTCCATGAAGCGCTTGCCCGGCGCCGTTTCGGCGACGGCGGCGGCCTGCGCGGCCAGCACGATGTCGTAGAGCTCGCGCTGCGGGCCGGTGAACCTGCCATTGGCGGGGAAGGTGCGGGTGATGTCGGCGGCGTAGCCGTCGAGTTCGCAGCCGGCGTCGATCAGCACCAGGTCGCCGTCCTTGAGCTCGGCATCGGCGGCGCGATAGTGCAGCACGCAGGAATTGGCGCCGGTGGCGACGATAGAGCCGTAGGCCGGGTACTGCGAGCCGTTGCGGCGGAACTCGTGCAACAGTTCGGCTTCCAGGTGGTATTCGCGCAGGCCGGGGCGCGAGAGGCGCATGGCGCGGCAATGCGCTTCGGCCGAAATCACGCCAGCGCGTTTCATGAGGTCGATCTCGAAGGCGTCCTTGAACAGGCGCATCTCGTCCACCAGCACGCTGACGTCGACCACCGAGCCGGGCGCGGCCACGCCGCTGCGCGAGAGTGCGCGCACGCCTTGCATCCAGCGCTGCAACTGGGCGTCGCGCTTGTCGTCATGGCCCAGCGCGTAGTACACGGCAGGGGCGTCGGCCAGCAGCGCCGGCATGCTCTTGTCGAGTTCGTCGATGGGATGCGCGGCGTCGAAGGCGAACTGCTGCTGCGCGGCCTGCGGGCCGAAGCGGTAGCCGTCCCAGATCTCGCGTTCCAGGTTCTTGTCGCGGCAGAACAGGATGCTGCGACTCTCGCGGCCGGCGATCAGCACCAGCACCGCCTCCGGCTCGGTGAAGCCGGACAGGTAGTAGAAATAGCTGTCGTGGCGATAGGGGTAGTCGGCATCCCGGTTGCGCATGACTTCCGGCGCGGTCGGGATGATGGCGACGCCGCCGCCGGCTTGTTGCATGCTGGCGATCAGGCGCGCGCGGCGCTCGGCGAAGGGCGTGGCGTTGAAGCTCATGGGCGGGGGCCTCCAGGCGGGTTCAATGCTTCCAGTTGTTCGATCGTGCCGACGTTGTGCCATTCGCCGCGGAAGACGTCGCCGCCGACCTGGCCGCGCGCGGCGTATTCGCGCAGCAGGGGGCCGAGCTTGGCATGTTCGCCGGGCGCGATCGCATCGAACATCTGCGGACGGTAGACGCCGATGTTGGCGAAAGTCAGCTTCTTCTCGCCTTCGTTGGCGATCGAGAAATTGTTGAGCGCGAAGTCGCCCTCGGGATGGAAGGGCGGATTCTTGATCAGCCAGATCCAGGCGACGTCGCGTTTGTCCGGCGGCAACGGATTGCCCCAGGGGTCTTCGTCTTCCAGCGCGCCCTTCACTTCTTCATAGTTGAAGTGCGGGCAGTAGATGTCGCCCGAGACGGCCACGAAGGGCGCCTCGCCCAGCAGGTGCCGCGCCTTGGCGATGCCGCCGGCGGTTTCCAGCGCCGTGCCTTCCGGCGAGTAATGCAACTGCGCGCCGAAGCGGCTGCCGTCGCCCAGCGCCTCTTCGATCATGTGGCCGAGATGGGCGTGGTTGATGACGATCTCGGTGATGCCGGCGCGCACCAGCGAGAGGATCTGCCACACGATCAGCGGGCGGCCGCGCACCTTGAGCAGCGGCTTGGGGCAACTGTCGGTCAGCGGGCGCATGCGCTCGCCGCGGCCGGCTGCGAAGATCATGGCTTTCATCGCGTGCGCCTCCTCAGAACGTGTAGCCGAACTTGGGGGCGTGTTCCTGCTCCAGCTTTTCGATCAGGCGCACCAGCGGCGTGAAGGCGACATAGCGGCGCGCCGTCTTGAGCGTGTACTCCATGACCAGCGGCATGTCCTTCAGGTAGCCGTCCTTGCCGTCGCGATGATAGAGGCGGGCGAAGATGCCCAGCACCTTGAGGTGGCGCTGCAGGCCCATCCACTCGAAGTCGCGGTAGAAGGTGTCGATGTCCGGCGCCACCGGCAGGCCGGCGCGGCGCGCCTTCTCCCAGTAGCGGATGGCCCAGTCCAGCACCAGTTCCTCGTCCCACTGGATGTAGGCGTCGCGCAGCAGTGAGACCAGGTCGTAGGTGGGCGGGCCGTAGACCGCGTCCTGGAAGTCGAGGATGCCCGGATTGCCGGCGGGCAGCACCATCAGGTTGCGCGAGTGATAGTCGCGATGCACGTATACCTGGCCCTGGGCCAGGTTGTTGGCGAGGATGGCGTCGAAGGTCTTGGTCAGGATGGCGTTCTGCTCGTCGGAGAGCGTCACGCCCAGGTGGCGGCCGATGTACCACTCGCGGAACAGCTCCAGCTCGCGCAGCAGCAGCGGGCGATCGTATTCGGGCAGGGCCTCGGCTTTGCTTTGCGCTTGTAAAAGTACCAGGGCCTCGATCGCATCCATGTATAGTTTGTGCGCGCTGTCGGCCGTGAGCTGGTTCAGGTAGGTCGTGGAGCCCAGGTCGGTCAGCAGCAGGAAGCCGCGTTGCTCGTCCTGCGCCAGGATCTTGGGAACAGTCACGCCGGTGGCGCCGAACAGGCCGGCCACCTTGACGAAGGGCCGCACGTCTTCTTGGGGCGGCGGCGCGTCCATCGCGATGGCGGTGCCGCCGTCCTTCATGTCCACCCGGAAATACCGGCGGAAGCTGGCGTCGGCGGAGGCCGGACGCAGGGTGGGGGAGAGCACCGGAGTGTCGGCGAGGGTATCGAGCCAGGCTTGCAGTTCGGACAGGCGGAGATCGGGGGAAGAACTGGATGAAGACATGAACTATCTGAGGAATTCGTTTGGCGTGGTTGAGTTCCCATATAATAAGGGATTAAATTCAAAAAATCCGCCTGCACGGTGTCTTGCCACTCTTTTCATGATCCGGTTTCCCAAGTCTCTTTCTGAACGCACTGTCAACTGGCGGTTGGCGCGTCTGTTTTCGTCGGCGATGGCGGTCGCATCGGCTTCCAGCCTGTTGCCGCTGACCGTCCACGCGCAGATGACGGCGCCGGCTGTCGCGCCGGCCGACGACAAGGACGCTCCGGTCAACGTGAGCGCCGAGCAGATGACCGGCCGTCCGGACCGCCAGGTGAACCTGGACCGCGACGTCGAACTGGTCAAGGGACACACCACCATCAAGGCGGACAAGGCGGAATACCGCATCATCCAGGACGAGGTCGAAGCCACCGGTCACGTCTGGATGCAGCGCATGCAGGACCAGTACACCGGCGACCATGCCGAGATGAACATGGGATCGGGCGCCGGCTACGTCACGCAGCCCACCTACCTGATCGGCAAGGTCGGCGGACGCGGCAAGGCCGAACGCATCAACTTCCTGTCGGACGACCAGGCGCAGGTCCAGCAAGGCACCTACAGCACCTGCGAGGCGACCGAACCCGATTGGTACCTCAAGGCCAACACCCTCGATCTCGATAGCGGACGCGACGTCGGCACCATGCACGGGGGCCTGCTGTACTTCAAGGATGTGCCCATCCTCGGTTCGCCCTGGATGTCGTTCCCGCTGTCGGGCGAACGCAAGTCCGGCGTGCTGCCGCCGACCATCGGCGCGACCAGCACCGGCGGCATGGAATTGGCGGTGCCGTACTACTTCAACCTGGCGCCGAACTACGATCTGACGCTGGTGCCCAAATACATTGCACGCCGCGGTCTGCAGATGGCCGCCGAGACGCGCTACCTGGGCGAAACCTACTCCGGCAAGACTTATGTTGAAGGGATCCAGGATCGGGTGACCGGCACCGGCCGTTACTCGCTGTCCTCGATCCACGACCAGACGCTGGCGCCGGGCCTCAAGCTGAACTGGAACCTGAACAAGGCCTCCGACAACGATTACGCATCCGACTTCGCCCACTCGATTACCGGCAGCACGCAGCGCCTGCTGATCCGCGACGTGGCCTTAAGTTATGCTACCCCGTACTGGAGCCTGTACGGTCACGTCTCCAAGTACCAGCTGCTGCAAGACGTCAACAATCCGATCACCAAGCCCTATGACCGGGTGCCGCAGATCGTCTTCACCGGCAGCCGGCTGGATCTCGGCGGCTTTGACTTCAATACGACGGCCGATTTCACGCGTTTCTCCAGCAACGACCTGGTCGGCGGCGACCGCGGCTACATCACGCAGTCGGTTGCATATCCGATCGTGCGTCCCAGTTATTTCGTGACGCCCAAGGTAACGCTGGATACCACCAGCTACCGACTCAACAACGTCCTGCCCGGCGCGCGCACCGACTATTCGCGCACCCTGCCGACGATGTCGCTGGATTCGGGCCTGTTCTTCGAGCGCGACACCGCGCTGCTCGGCCGCAACATGACCCAGACGCTGGAGCCGCGCCTGTATTATGTGCGCACCCCCTATCGCGACCAGTCGCAGCTGCCCAACTTCGATTCCGGCCTGGCCGACTTCAATTTCGCCCAGGTCTTCAGCGAGAACCGTTTCGTCGGCCACGACCGCATCAGCGACGCCAACCAGCTGACCGCGGCGCTGACGACCCGCTTCATCGAAGAGAACGGGCTCGAGCGCCTGCGCGCCGCGTTCGCGCAGCGCTTCTATTTCACCGACCCGCGCGTCGTGATCGACGGCACCACCACCACCACGCTGGGCAGCAAGTCCGACCTGCTGCTGGCCCTGGGCGGACAGATCACCAAGGAATTTTCCACCGACAACACGGTGCAGTACAGCGAGACGCTGCGCCAGATGGTGCGCTCGACCTTCGGCGTGCGCTGGCAGCCGGCGCCCAAGCGCGTGCTGAACCTGCAATATCGCCTGGACCGCACCTACGTCAACCCGTCGACCGGTCAGCTCGATCCCATCAAGCAAATCGATGTTTCCGGCCAGTGGCCGGTCTCGCAGCGCTGGTATGCCGTGGGCCGCATCAACTACTCGATCCCCGACCGCACCGTGGCCGAAGGCCTGGCGGGGATGGAATACAAGGCGGACTGCTGGGTCTTCCGCGTGGTGGCCCAGCGTATCCCTACCTCGTCGACCAAGGCGTCCACCGGTTTCTTCTTCCAGCTTGAACTCACCGGCTTCTCCAAGATCGGTTCCAACCCGCTGGAAGCGATCAAGAGCAGCGTTCCCGGTTACCAGAACGTGAACCTGCCGGACAGCGCGCCCAACGGCAACTTCTAACCTTTTTCTGACTCGTGTTCATTCATGCGTAATATGCGTACACCACTACTCGCAAAAACCAAAACAGTGACCGCACTGCTGTGCATGCTTGGCGTGATCAGCAATGCGCACGCGCAGTTCGCGACCACGATCATTCCGGTGGCGCCGTCGGAGACCGCGCCGCAGAGTCCGGCCAAGCCGGCCGCCGCCAAGCCCGCCGCCGTCAGGCCGGCGGCAGCAGCGCCGGTGTCGGCCACGCCCCCGGCCGTCGCGCCGGCCGCCGCCGCGCCCGAGCGTGTGCGCAGCGAGCCCAAGCCTGTGGACTCCATCCTGGTGGTGGTCAATAACGAAGTCATCACCCGCCAGGAAGTGTCCGAGCGCCTGGCCAGCATCGAACAGCGCATGACCGCGCAGAACGTGCAGCTGCCGCCGCGCAACCAGCTGGTGCGCCAGATCGTCGAGCGCATGATCGTGGAACGTGCCCAGGCGCAGATGGCCAAGGAAGGCGGCATCGTGGTGGACGACGCCATGCTGGACCGCGCCATGCAGCGCATCGCCGACCAGAACAAGATGTCGATGCCGGAATTCCGCACGCGCCTGGAAAAGGAAGGCATGGTCTACGCCAGCTTCCGCGAAGAGATCCGCCGCGAAATCCTGGGCCAGCGCCTGCGCGAGCGTGAAGTCGACAACAAGGTGACGGTGACCGAATCCGAGGTCGACAACTACATGGCCGCCGAGGCCAATGCCGGCGATACCCGTCAGGAGCTGGACATCGCCCAGATCCTGATCCGCGTGCCCGAGAACGCCACGCCGGAACAACTGGCCGCGCGCCGCGAGCGTGCCGAGGACGTGCTGCGCCAGCTCAAGACCGGCGCCGACTTCGCCAAGACCGCCGCCGCCTATTCCGACGCCTCCGACGCGCTGCAAGGCGGCGACCTGGGCTGGCGTCCGGCCGAGCGCCTGCCGCAGCTGTTCCTGGACGGCGTGGCCAAGCTGCAGGACGGCCAGATCGGCGCCATCCTCAAGAGCGGCAACGGCTTCCACATCCTCAAGCTGGTCGGCCGCCGCGCCGCCGGCAATACCCAGGCCGCCGCGCCTGCCGTGCAGCAGACCCATGTGCGCCACATCCTGATCAAGGTCAACCAAGTGGTGACCGCAGTCGAGGCCAAGCGCAAGCTGGCCGAACTGAAGGAGCGCCTGGACCATGGCTCGGCCACCTTCGAGGAACTGGCCAAGCTGTATTCGAACGACCT
This genomic window contains:
- a CDS encoding LPS-assembly protein LptD: MIRFPKSLSERTVNWRLARLFSSAMAVASASSLLPLTVHAQMTAPAVAPADDKDAPVNVSAEQMTGRPDRQVNLDRDVELVKGHTTIKADKAEYRIIQDEVEATGHVWMQRMQDQYTGDHAEMNMGSGAGYVTQPTYLIGKVGGRGKAERINFLSDDQAQVQQGTYSTCEATEPDWYLKANTLDLDSGRDVGTMHGGLLYFKDVPILGSPWMSFPLSGERKSGVLPPTIGATSTGGMELAVPYYFNLAPNYDLTLVPKYIARRGLQMAAETRYLGETYSGKTYVEGIQDRVTGTGRYSLSSIHDQTLAPGLKLNWNLNKASDNDYASDFAHSITGSTQRLLIRDVALSYATPYWSLYGHVSKYQLLQDVNNPITKPYDRVPQIVFTGSRLDLGGFDFNTTADFTRFSSNDLVGGDRGYITQSVAYPIVRPSYFVTPKVTLDTTSYRLNNVLPGARTDYSRTLPTMSLDSGLFFERDTALLGRNMTQTLEPRLYYVRTPYRDQSQLPNFDSGLADFNFAQVFSENRFVGHDRISDANQLTAALTTRFIEENGLERLRAAFAQRFYFTDPRVVIDGTTTTTLGSKSDLLLALGGQITKEFSTDNTVQYSETLRQMVRSTFGVRWQPAPKRVLNLQYRLDRTYVNPSTGQLDPIKQIDVSGQWPVSQRWYAVGRINYSIPDRTVAEGLAGMEYKADCWVFRVVAQRIPTSSTKASTGFFFQLELTGFSKIGSNPLEAIKSSVPGYQNVNLPDSAPNGNF
- the pepP gene encoding Xaa-Pro aminopeptidase gives rise to the protein MSFNATPFAERRARLIASMQQAGGGVAIIPTAPEVMRNRDADYPYRHDSYFYYLSGFTEPEAVLVLIAGRESRSILFCRDKNLEREIWDGYRFGPQAAQQQFAFDAAHPIDELDKSMPALLADAPAVYYALGHDDKRDAQLQRWMQGVRALSRSGVAAPGSVVDVSVLVDEMRLFKDAFEIDLMKRAGVISAEAHCRAMRLSRPGLREYHLEAELLHEFRRNGSQYPAYGSIVATGANSCVLHYRAADAELKDGDLVLIDAGCELDGYAADITRTFPANGRFTGPQRELYDIVLAAQAAAVAETAPGKRFMDGHDAAVRVLAQGMLDTGLLDKRKVGSLEDVIEKGDYRQFYMHRTGHWLGMDVHDVGDYRDPPAADGSKPWRTLQPGMVLTVEPGIYVRPGEGVPEKYWNIGIRIEDDAHVTPTGCELLTTGVPSKADDIEALMRQA
- a CDS encoding aminoglycoside phosphotransferase family protein, with product MSSSSSSPDLRLSELQAWLDTLADTPVLSPTLRPASADASFRRYFRVDMKDGGTAIAMDAPPPQEDVRPFVKVAGLFGATGVTVPKILAQDEQRGFLLLTDLGSTTYLNQLTADSAHKLYMDAIEALVLLQAQSKAEALPEYDRPLLLRELELFREWYIGRHLGVTLSDEQNAILTKTFDAILANNLAQGQVYVHRDYHSRNLMVLPAGNPGILDFQDAVYGPPTYDLVSLLRDAYIQWDEELVLDWAIRYWEKARRAGLPVAPDIDTFYRDFEWMGLQRHLKVLGIFARLYHRDGKDGYLKDMPLVMEYTLKTARRYVAFTPLVRLIEKLEQEHAPKFGYTF
- the murU gene encoding N-acetylmuramate alpha-1-phosphate uridylyltransferase MurU; the encoded protein is MKAMIFAAGRGERMRPLTDSCPKPLLKVRGRPLIVWQILSLVRAGITEIVINHAHLGHMIEEALGDGSRFGAQLHYSPEGTALETAGGIAKARHLLGEAPFVAVSGDIYCPHFNYEEVKGALEDEDPWGNPLPPDKRDVAWIWLIKNPPFHPEGDFALNNFSIANEGEKKLTFANIGVYRPQMFDAIAPGEHAKLGPLLREYAARGQVGGDVFRGEWHNVGTIEQLEALNPPGGPRP
- a CDS encoding peptidylprolyl isomerase, with the translated sequence MRNMRTPLLAKTKTVTALLCMLGVISNAHAQFATTIIPVAPSETAPQSPAKPAAAKPAAVRPAAAAPVSATPPAVAPAAAAPERVRSEPKPVDSILVVVNNEVITRQEVSERLASIEQRMTAQNVQLPPRNQLVRQIVERMIVERAQAQMAKEGGIVVDDAMLDRAMQRIADQNKMSMPEFRTRLEKEGMVYASFREEIRREILGQRLREREVDNKVTVTESEVDNYMAAEANAGDTRQELDIAQILIRVPENATPEQLAARRERAEDVLRQLKTGADFAKTAAAYSDASDALQGGDLGWRPAERLPQLFLDGVAKLQDGQIGAILKSGNGFHILKLVGRRAAGNTQAAAPAVQQTHVRHILIKVNQVVTAVEAKRKLAELKERLDHGSATFEELAKLYSNDLSASKGGDLGWVYPGDTVPEFERAMDQLKPGEVSQPIESPFGFHLIQVVERKTDDASKERARQAARQAIRERKIEEANEDWTRQIRDRAYVEYRNDD
- a CDS encoding FAD-dependent monooxygenase, with amino-acid sequence MNSVDYDLIICGGGPVGQSLAGLLARRGRAAARIALIDMKTPEQAAQDPRTIALSYGSRQILDELGAWDAVGKNATAIEQIHVSRRGHFGRTLLDREDYALPALGYVARYGEVNLALAKATADLGLTFLRPAEVAALAEEEDHVAVSLQDGRVLRATLAIQAEGGVFGEQRQRNRQRDYRQLALIAHVHADQAIPHRAFERFTDEGPLALLPQDDGYALVWCVRPATGERLLALEDGAFLAALNQAFGQRLGRFTRISPRHSYALGLNAGPGQTRRVAAIGNAAQTLHPVAGQGLNLGLRDARVLADVLARELSPATLQAFERRRGGDRSLTIGLTDLMARAFAGTPQGSLLQAALGLSLGLIDALPAARDLLAEQMMFGRR